In one window of Kitasatospora sp. MMS16-BH015 DNA:
- a CDS encoding MerR family transcriptional regulator — MLVTIGRLAELTGVPASAIRYWERHGLLPTPERQGGQRRYPPEAADRIVVLRTCQQAGLTLAQIREFQEQQPRRAAMIRTKLAEIEQLRIDLEHARQLMEHALLCSKTDIVACPTFQEQLASWRR; from the coding sequence ATGCTCGTGACGATCGGCCGGCTCGCCGAGCTCACCGGGGTGCCCGCATCGGCGATCCGGTACTGGGAGCGGCACGGCCTGCTGCCGACGCCCGAACGCCAGGGCGGGCAGCGCCGCTACCCGCCGGAGGCGGCCGACCGGATCGTGGTGCTGCGCACCTGCCAGCAGGCCGGGCTGACGCTGGCCCAGATCCGGGAGTTCCAGGAGCAGCAGCCCCGCAGGGCCGCGATGATCCGCACCAAGCTGGCCGAGATCGAGCAGCTCCGGATCGACCTGGAGCACGCCCGGCAGCTGATGGAGCACGCCCTGCTGTGCAGCAAGACGGACATCGTCGCCTGCCCCACCTTCCAGGAGCAGCTCGCCTCCTGGCGCCGGTAG
- a CDS encoding helix-turn-helix domain-containing protein produces the protein MPGDPLWTTSKACRLADERRPGALIRLGREHHEWTLETLGRRLGCSPSTLSRLERSTRVVDLTLVRRAARAVGVPSHLLVTSLALYPPLDSGRARVARNPRDAEESPMHRRTVVAATLAGPASLLLGLDDALADTPAPTGRADRLDHRLADARELYDAGAHDRLLDALPGLIADAEAAAASRRELDQARLSTVYSLATALLSKTGHYDRARLTADRARTFADLSGAPIAQAAAARELAIVLRHRGQADTAQRLMVTATARVEATGLRTSAQAAAYAQLLCTLAYTAAVAGQRTDALAMTEEARRAACRLPATVPSGRLFAVSPAAVDLYAVGVHWALGDAGAALEMGRNLRAEQFSTAERRARLHSDLARAWWQYGRPEQTVNELLSALRASPGEVLDRPAISRIVTDLTERHPGVLGVRELAAAARRRPGRRAMV, from the coding sequence ATGCCCGGTGACCCACTCTGGACCACTTCGAAAGCATGCCGGCTCGCCGATGAGCGCAGGCCTGGCGCCCTGATCCGACTCGGTCGTGAACACCATGAGTGGACGCTCGAAACCCTTGGGCGTCGCCTGGGCTGTTCCCCGTCCACGCTGAGCCGGCTGGAACGGAGCACCCGGGTCGTCGACCTGACGCTCGTTCGGCGGGCGGCGCGAGCTGTCGGAGTGCCGTCCCACCTCCTGGTGACTTCCCTCGCGCTCTACCCGCCACTCGACTCAGGCAGGGCTAGAGTGGCGCGCAATCCGCGTGACGCCGAGGAGAGCCCCATGCACCGCCGCACCGTGGTCGCCGCCACTCTTGCCGGTCCCGCCTCCCTGCTCCTGGGGCTGGACGATGCGCTCGCCGACACCCCCGCCCCCACCGGTCGGGCTGACCGCCTCGATCACCGGCTGGCCGACGCACGCGAGCTCTACGACGCCGGCGCCCACGACCGGCTCCTCGACGCGCTGCCCGGACTCATCGCCGACGCCGAGGCCGCCGCCGCCTCCCGTCGTGAACTCGACCAAGCCCGTCTGTCCACCGTCTACAGCCTCGCCACCGCGCTGCTCAGCAAGACCGGGCACTACGATCGGGCCCGTCTGACTGCGGACCGGGCCCGTACCTTCGCGGACCTCTCCGGGGCGCCGATCGCCCAGGCCGCTGCCGCCCGCGAGCTGGCCATCGTGTTGCGTCACCGAGGTCAGGCCGACACCGCGCAGCGACTGATGGTCACGGCCACGGCCCGGGTGGAGGCCACCGGCCTGCGGACCTCGGCGCAGGCCGCCGCGTACGCGCAGCTGCTGTGCACGCTCGCCTACACGGCAGCGGTGGCCGGTCAGCGGACCGACGCGCTTGCCATGACCGAGGAGGCTCGCCGCGCCGCCTGTCGGCTCCCGGCCACCGTCCCGAGCGGGCGGCTGTTCGCCGTCTCCCCGGCAGCCGTGGACCTGTACGCGGTGGGCGTCCACTGGGCCCTGGGGGATGCCGGTGCCGCGCTGGAGATGGGGAGGAACCTGCGCGCCGAGCAGTTCTCCACCGCCGAGCGCCGTGCCCGGCTGCACAGTGACCTCGCCCGTGCCTGGTGGCAGTACGGCCGCCCGGAGCAGACCGTGAACGAGCTGTTGTCCGCGCTGCGTGCCAGCCCTGGCGAAGTCCTTGACCGTCCGGCGATCTCGCGGATCGTCACCGACCTGACCGAGCGGCACCCGGGCGTCCTCGGCGTCCGCGAGCTGGCTGCCGCTGCGCGGCGGCGTCCCGGTCGCAGGGCGATGGTCTGA
- a CDS encoding class I SAM-dependent methyltransferase, which produces MTTPARTTPVDLWHHYGRTRGATDRAVPDRFCWNWAQDGGPGVEILGDLAGRCIVDLGSGAGRHSAHLAAHHRPTLVDAVDASPAQHAMALDLFGHLAPVLRPIQADVTRHLFERPSFYDIAYSVFGAVDFTDPHRLLPAIADALCPGGLLVIATLGHYLTGVPAEPDAVPAEIPARTPEGAGATLRRWVLQEHVWTELLDQAGFTGTTVERLPSAVTGPRTADTLLLRCKTGGARVRTATGLAPLRLPAHAVDSAGPRAPGLPPLRCEPPGRRPSCRAW; this is translated from the coding sequence GTGACCACGCCTGCGCGCACCACCCCGGTCGATCTCTGGCACCACTACGGCCGCACCCGGGGCGCCACCGACCGCGCCGTCCCGGACCGATTCTGCTGGAACTGGGCCCAGGACGGCGGCCCAGGCGTAGAGATCCTTGGCGACCTGGCCGGTCGCTGCATCGTCGATCTCGGATCCGGCGCCGGACGCCACTCCGCCCACTTGGCGGCACACCACCGCCCCACGCTGGTCGACGCCGTCGACGCGTCGCCCGCCCAACACGCCATGGCTCTCGACCTCTTCGGCCACCTCGCGCCCGTCCTGCGACCGATCCAAGCCGATGTGACGCGCCATCTGTTCGAACGCCCCAGCTTCTACGACATCGCCTACAGCGTCTTCGGCGCCGTTGACTTCACCGACCCGCACCGGCTGCTACCCGCCATTGCCGACGCGCTGTGCCCGGGTGGCCTGCTCGTCATCGCGACCTTGGGCCATTACCTGACCGGCGTGCCGGCCGAACCGGACGCCGTGCCCGCGGAGATCCCTGCCAGGACCCCCGAGGGCGCCGGGGCGACGCTGCGACGCTGGGTCCTCCAGGAGCACGTTTGGACCGAACTGTTGGACCAGGCCGGGTTCACCGGGACTACCGTCGAGCGCCTGCCCTCGGCCGTCACAGGGCCACGAACCGCCGACACTCTGCTGCTGCGCTGCAAGACCGGGGGCGCGAGGGTCCGTACGGCTACCGGACTCGCGCCCCTTCGCTTGCCCGCGCACGCAGTAGATTCAGCGGGGCCCCGCGCCCCTGGCCTTCCGCCCCTCAGATGTGAACCGCCGGGCCGGCGTCCGTCGTGCCGCGCTTGGTGA
- a CDS encoding MFS transporter codes for MSQSVQSREAKAPAGAGGGSSLKGHPWLTLLTVAVGVMMVALDGTVVAIANPVIQTDLKASPADIQWVTSGYLLALAVFLITAGKIGDRFGHKTTFLVGAAGFAATSAAIGFATNIQTVIAFRVLQGLFGALLQPAALGLLRGAFPVEKLNMAIGIWAGVIGASTAAGPIVGGLLVEHVSWQSVFFINIPVGLIALALGLWILRDVRAENAAKSFDIPGILLLSAAMFLLVWGIIKAPTWGWGAGTTWLFLGGAVLALIAFALWQTKAKEPLIPLSLFRSVPLSAGTLLMVLMAFAFFGAIFFVTFYLQNVHGMTPVQAGVHLLPMTGMMIVGAPAAGAAIGKVGPRIPIVVGMLLTTVAMYGMSTLDTGSGTGVMSLWFVLMGLGISPVMVGATEVIVGNAPLELSGVAGGLQQAAMQVGGSLGTAVLGAVMAAKVSSVLPGNLTAVGQALPPGPQGEGLKQAAQLGLTPPLPQGTPAAVSEGLSTAIHHSFVSGMSMAFAVAAVVAFAAALLGLLTKRGTTDAGPAVHI; via the coding sequence ATGAGTCAGTCCGTCCAATCCCGCGAGGCCAAGGCTCCGGCCGGGGCCGGCGGGGGCAGCAGCCTCAAGGGCCACCCTTGGCTGACGCTGCTCACCGTCGCCGTCGGCGTCATGATGGTCGCCCTCGACGGCACCGTGGTGGCGATCGCCAACCCGGTCATCCAGACCGACCTGAAGGCCTCGCCCGCCGACATCCAGTGGGTCACCAGCGGCTACCTGCTCGCGCTCGCGGTCTTCCTGATCACGGCCGGCAAGATCGGCGACCGGTTCGGCCACAAGACCACCTTCCTCGTCGGCGCGGCGGGCTTCGCCGCCACCTCGGCCGCGATCGGCTTCGCGACCAACATCCAGACGGTGATCGCCTTCCGGGTGCTCCAGGGCCTGTTCGGCGCGCTGCTCCAGCCCGCCGCGCTCGGCCTGCTGCGCGGCGCCTTCCCGGTCGAGAAGCTCAACATGGCGATCGGCATCTGGGCCGGTGTGATCGGCGCCTCCACCGCCGCCGGTCCGATCGTCGGCGGGCTGCTGGTCGAGCACGTCAGCTGGCAGTCGGTCTTCTTCATCAACATCCCGGTCGGCCTGATCGCGCTCGCGCTCGGCCTCTGGATCCTGCGCGACGTGCGCGCCGAGAACGCCGCGAAGTCCTTCGACATCCCCGGCATCCTGCTGCTCTCGGCCGCGATGTTCCTGCTGGTCTGGGGCATCATCAAGGCCCCGACCTGGGGTTGGGGCGCCGGCACCACCTGGCTCTTCCTGGGCGGCGCGGTGCTCGCGCTGATCGCCTTCGCGCTCTGGCAGACCAAGGCGAAGGAGCCGCTCATCCCGCTCAGCCTCTTCCGCTCGGTGCCGCTCTCGGCGGGCACCCTGCTGATGGTCCTGATGGCCTTCGCCTTCTTCGGCGCGATCTTCTTCGTCACGTTCTACCTGCAGAACGTGCACGGGATGACCCCGGTCCAGGCCGGCGTCCACCTGCTGCCGATGACCGGCATGATGATCGTCGGCGCGCCGGCCGCGGGGGCCGCGATCGGCAAGGTCGGGCCGCGGATCCCGATCGTGGTCGGCATGCTGCTCACCACCGTCGCGATGTACGGGATGTCCACCCTGGACACCGGCTCGGGCACCGGCGTGATGTCGCTCTGGTTCGTCCTGATGGGCCTGGGCATCAGCCCGGTCATGGTCGGCGCCACCGAGGTCATCGTCGGCAACGCCCCGCTGGAGCTCTCCGGCGTGGCGGGCGGCCTGCAGCAGGCCGCGATGCAGGTCGGCGGCAGCCTGGGCACCGCCGTGCTCGGCGCGGTGATGGCCGCCAAGGTCAGCTCCGTGCTGCCCGGCAACCTCACCGCCGTCGGCCAGGCCCTCCCGCCCGGCCCGCAGGGCGAGGGCCTCAAGCAGGCCGCCCAGCTGGGCCTCACCCCGCCGCTGCCCCAGGGCACCCCGGCCGCCGTCTCCGAGGGCCTCTCCACCGCGATCCACCACTCCTTCGTGAGCGGCATGTCGATGGCCTTCGCCGTCGCCGCCGTGGTGGCCTTCGCCGCCGCCCTGCTCGGCCTGCTCACCAAGCGCGGCACGACGGACGCCGGCCCGGCGGTTCACATCTGA
- a CDS encoding TetR/AcrR family transcriptional regulator, which produces MTARLTDPARPGLLPAGPPIGLRERKKQRTRDALVEAAHRLFLVQGYGRTTVDEIAAAVDVSQRTFFRYFANKDEVALAVLADAEDHFIAHLRARPAEENPLRALRNAIVLTWRELGAGPENGPSTITTALELIQLIEDTPTLLAAHLRRITEQELVVAGILAAREGLDPAADLRPRVMAAVFSGVLRSAHLSWSAEADTTDCGGPESMIQLIERHFDQLGPALAGSWRSPAEA; this is translated from the coding sequence ATGACCGCGCGGCTCACGGACCCCGCCCGCCCCGGACTGCTCCCGGCGGGCCCGCCGATCGGCCTGCGCGAACGCAAGAAGCAGCGCACCCGGGACGCCCTGGTGGAGGCCGCCCACCGGCTCTTCCTGGTGCAGGGGTACGGCCGCACCACCGTGGACGAGATCGCCGCCGCCGTGGACGTCTCCCAGCGCACCTTCTTCCGCTACTTCGCCAACAAGGACGAGGTCGCGCTCGCCGTGCTGGCCGACGCCGAGGACCACTTCATCGCCCACCTGCGGGCCCGCCCGGCCGAGGAGAACCCGCTCCGGGCGCTGCGCAACGCCATCGTGCTGACCTGGCGCGAACTCGGCGCCGGCCCCGAGAACGGCCCCAGCACCATCACCACCGCGCTCGAACTCATCCAGCTGATCGAGGACACCCCCACCCTGCTCGCCGCCCACCTGCGCCGGATCACCGAGCAGGAGCTGGTGGTGGCCGGCATCCTGGCCGCCCGCGAGGGCCTCGACCCGGCCGCCGACCTGCGCCCCCGGGTCATGGCCGCCGTCTTCAGCGGCGTGCTGCGCAGCGCCCACCTCTCCTGGAGCGCCGAGGCCGACACCACCGACTGCGGCGGCCCGGAGTCGATGATCCAGCTGATCGAGCGCCACTTCGACCAGCTCGGCCCGGCCCTGGCCGGCAGCTGGCGCAGCCCCGCCGAGGCGTAG
- a CDS encoding sensor histidine kinase, with amino-acid sequence MRAPQTISALLGALTHPSPEHGVLFSASARRWLRLLPYLLAIGATAALLPTGIAVLHNDHGLAPALAGGLAVGQAVPLLLSVSRPLPAWWIVAAADLLTGVLVAFEDRASQTGWPWSVPGIVGYTLLMVPLALRERRRTLYAVWLATAAGCLGLTFFFSGADHGPNNSLLVLALSGVVLLLVGSLRERAEAQRKLTEQEAISETERAQRTLLEERARIARELHDVVAHHMSVITVQADSAPYRLTGLPPEAVEEFGSIAAAARGSLTEMRRLLGVLRGADSDAPEKLPQPGLTDLPGLVETVAQAGVRAELNVTAEVTALGELPPAVGLSTYRIVQEALANVVRHAPGAQVWVSLAAEDETLRITVVNTVGAGGPAVETAGTGHGLTGMRERVRLLGGRLDTGPLPEGGFRVAAVLPLEHLGEPSA; translated from the coding sequence ATGAGAGCCCCGCAGACGATCAGTGCCCTGCTGGGCGCCCTGACCCACCCCTCCCCCGAGCACGGGGTGCTGTTCTCGGCCAGCGCCCGCCGCTGGCTGCGGCTGCTGCCGTACCTGCTGGCGATCGGCGCCACCGCCGCCCTGCTACCCACCGGCATCGCCGTGCTCCACAACGACCACGGCCTGGCCCCGGCGCTGGCCGGCGGCCTGGCCGTCGGGCAGGCGGTGCCGCTGCTGCTCTCGGTCAGTCGGCCGCTGCCCGCCTGGTGGATCGTGGCCGCCGCCGACCTGCTCACCGGTGTCCTGGTGGCCTTCGAAGACCGTGCCTCGCAGACCGGTTGGCCCTGGTCGGTGCCCGGGATCGTCGGGTACACCCTGCTGATGGTGCCGCTGGCCCTGCGCGAGCGCCGCCGCACGCTGTACGCCGTCTGGCTGGCCACCGCCGCCGGCTGCCTCGGCCTCACCTTCTTCTTCTCCGGGGCGGACCACGGGCCCAACAACAGCCTGCTGGTGCTCGCACTCTCCGGCGTCGTCCTGCTGCTCGTCGGCAGCCTGCGCGAACGGGCCGAGGCGCAGCGGAAGTTGACCGAGCAGGAGGCGATCAGCGAGACCGAGCGGGCGCAGCGCACCCTGCTGGAGGAGCGGGCCCGGATCGCCCGCGAGCTGCACGACGTGGTGGCCCACCACATGTCGGTGATCACCGTGCAGGCCGACAGCGCCCCCTACCGGCTGACCGGCCTGCCGCCGGAGGCGGTCGAGGAGTTCGGCTCGATCGCCGCCGCCGCCCGCGGCTCGCTGACCGAGATGCGGCGGCTGCTCGGAGTGCTGCGCGGGGCCGATTCGGACGCCCCCGAGAAGCTGCCCCAGCCGGGCCTGACCGACCTCCCCGGCCTGGTCGAGACGGTGGCCCAGGCCGGCGTCCGGGCCGAGCTGAACGTCACCGCGGAGGTCACCGCGCTCGGCGAACTCCCGCCGGCCGTGGGCCTGTCCACGTACCGGATCGTCCAGGAGGCGCTGGCCAACGTGGTGCGGCACGCGCCCGGCGCACAGGTCTGGGTCTCGCTGGCGGCCGAGGACGAGACGCTGCGGATCACCGTGGTCAACACCGTCGGGGCCGGCGGCCCCGCCGTCGAGACGGCCGGCACCGGGCACGGGCTGACCGGGATGCGGGAACGCGTCCGCCTGCTGGGTGGCAGGCTGGACACCGGCCCGCTCCCGGAAGGCGGCTTCCGGGTCGCGGCCGTCCTGCCGCTCGAACACCTCGGGGAGCCCTCCGCATGA
- a CDS encoding response regulator transcription factor: MTIRVLIVDDQAMVRAGFAALLNAQSDIDVVGDAADGAQALEVCGRTLPDVVLMDVRMPVMDGLEAARRLLDPGAARRPKVLMLTTFDVDDYVYEALRAGASGFLLKDAPPADLIAAVRVVAAGEALLAPSVTRRLIEDFARTRPAPRRDTLRLNALTPRETEVLELIARGLSNQQIADRLVLAEQTVKTHIGRILAKLDLRDRAQAVVIAYESGLVTPGQ; this comes from the coding sequence ATGACCATCCGCGTACTCATCGTCGACGACCAGGCCATGGTCCGGGCCGGCTTCGCGGCCCTGCTCAACGCCCAGAGCGACATCGACGTGGTCGGCGACGCGGCCGACGGTGCCCAGGCCCTGGAGGTCTGCGGCCGCACCCTGCCGGACGTGGTCCTGATGGACGTTCGGATGCCCGTGATGGACGGCCTGGAGGCCGCCCGCCGGCTGCTCGACCCGGGCGCCGCCCGGCGGCCCAAGGTGCTCATGCTCACCACCTTCGACGTGGACGACTACGTCTACGAGGCCCTGCGGGCCGGCGCCAGCGGCTTCCTGCTCAAGGACGCCCCGCCCGCCGACCTGATCGCCGCCGTCCGCGTGGTCGCCGCCGGCGAGGCCCTGCTGGCCCCCTCCGTCACCCGCCGCCTGATCGAGGACTTCGCCCGCACCCGCCCCGCCCCCCGCCGCGACACCCTCCGCCTCAACGCCCTCACCCCCCGCGAGACCGAAGTCCTCGAACTCATCGCCCGCGGCCTCTCCAACCAGCAGATCGCCGACCGCCTCGTCCTCGCCGAACAGACCGTCAAGACCCACATCGGCCGCATCCTCGCCAAACTCGACCTCCGCGACCGCGCCCAGGCCGTGGTCATCGCCTACGAATCCGGCCTGGTGACGCCGGGTCAGTAG
- a CDS encoding alpha/beta hydrolase — MRGRLGRVVAGVVLAAVAVGGVGGWSAGEGQAAAVGLPGSWAESAFGVRLPEPGVTPPAGVAAFFAGLRPGQGELLAAEYPLVAGNLDGAPVELRYRANRLALTLEAAKERARAADTRLSAGTRAEARARAERYASLADRQVLVFDPRGRGLLAEVYGELAPGRPTAVLVPGADIDLMSYDRTSSPYGAPAGMARALREATADRIPVIAWAGYTTPTGLSLDVATTGLAEAGATRLTSLLDGLDAPTTLYCHSYGSVVCGHAALRPGRTTAVVALGSPGMGLRHAADLPVPLWATARDPEDWIGEVPNVHLLGLGHGADPTAPTFGARVVTSTGARGHSGYFAPGTASLANFAAIALGTPVTCTPTSKECRDAQH, encoded by the coding sequence ATGCGCGGGCGTCTGGGCAGGGTGGTGGCCGGGGTGGTGCTGGCCGCGGTGGCGGTGGGCGGGGTCGGCGGGTGGTCGGCCGGGGAGGGGCAGGCGGCGGCCGTGGGGCTGCCGGGGAGTTGGGCGGAGAGCGCCTTCGGGGTGCGGCTGCCCGAGCCCGGGGTGACGCCGCCCGCCGGGGTGGCGGCCTTCTTCGCCGGGCTGCGGCCAGGGCAGGGCGAGCTGCTGGCCGCCGAGTACCCGCTGGTGGCAGGGAACCTGGACGGGGCTCCGGTCGAACTCCGTTACCGGGCCAACCGGTTGGCGCTGACCCTGGAGGCGGCGAAGGAGCGGGCGCGTGCCGCCGACACCCGGCTGAGCGCCGGTACGCGGGCCGAGGCCCGGGCCCGGGCCGAGCGGTATGCGAGCCTGGCCGACCGTCAGGTGCTGGTCTTCGACCCGCGCGGCCGCGGCCTGCTGGCCGAGGTGTACGGCGAGCTCGCGCCCGGCCGGCCGACGGCCGTGCTCGTGCCCGGCGCCGACATCGACCTGATGAGCTACGACCGCACCAGCTCCCCGTACGGCGCCCCCGCCGGGATGGCCCGGGCCCTGCGGGAGGCCACCGCCGACCGGATCCCGGTGATCGCCTGGGCCGGCTACACCACCCCCACCGGCCTCAGCCTCGACGTGGCCACCACCGGCCTCGCCGAGGCCGGCGCCACCCGGCTGACCAGCCTGCTCGACGGGCTGGACGCCCCCACCACCCTCTACTGCCACAGCTACGGCTCGGTGGTCTGCGGCCACGCCGCCCTCCGCCCCGGCCGCACCACCGCCGTGGTCGCCCTCGGCTCCCCCGGCATGGGCCTGCGCCACGCCGCCGACCTGCCCGTCCCGCTCTGGGCCACCGCCCGCGACCCGGAGGACTGGATCGGCGAAGTGCCCAACGTCCACCTGCTCGGCCTCGGCCACGGCGCCGACCCGACCGCCCCCACCTTCGGTGCCCGCGTGGTCACCAGCACCGGTGCCCGGGGCCACTCCGGCTACTTCGCCCCGGGCACCGCCTCCCTGGCCAACTTCGCCGCCATCGCCCTCGGCACCCCAGTCACCTGCACCCCGACCAGCAAGGAGTGCCGCGATGCCCAGCACTGA
- a CDS encoding acyltransferase, with amino-acid sequence MPSTDTLRRTAAKIDARTPASRDRALDGLRALALLAVPLGHWMLGGFTLSAGGELHNASPLTALGGLAPLSWVLQLLGIFFLVGGHSAHHSLERARAKGRSTARWLRGRCVRLLRPVLGVAAVWALLIPLLRGLGLPAATVRTGTTLVVQPLWYIGIYLLLTALTPYCAKVGRRLGGWAAAPLLAAVAVVDLLRYGPWAGSVPGWLGLVNLLPGWLFGYQLGVSWAQGRIGKAGARALLLGGGALFATLLLAFHYPASMVGVPGVERTNSHPPSLLVLALAATQCGAAILLRERLGRALRRPLLWLPVVLVNLSAMTIFCWHQTAMFTVGTLGSRLGAVPGLTTAPDSLGWLLARLAWLPVFALLLAAIGHYARRFDGPWPSRTWKAVAGTGAALFTAYALGMV; translated from the coding sequence ATGCCCAGCACTGACACCCTCCGGCGGACCGCCGCCAAGATCGACGCGAGGACCCCCGCGAGCCGGGACCGGGCCCTGGACGGGCTGCGCGCCCTCGCGCTGCTCGCCGTACCGCTCGGCCACTGGATGCTCGGCGGGTTCACCCTCTCCGCAGGTGGGGAGCTGCACAACGCCAGCCCGCTCACCGCCCTCGGCGGGCTCGCCCCGCTCAGCTGGGTGCTCCAACTGCTCGGGATCTTCTTCCTGGTCGGCGGCCACTCCGCGCACCACTCCCTGGAGCGGGCCCGGGCCAAGGGGCGGAGCACCGCGCGGTGGCTGCGCGGGCGCTGCGTGCGGCTGCTGCGGCCGGTGCTCGGGGTGGCGGCGGTCTGGGCCCTGCTGATCCCGCTGCTGCGCGGGCTCGGCCTGCCGGCGGCCACCGTCCGCACCGGGACGACCCTCGTGGTGCAGCCGCTCTGGTACATCGGGATCTACCTGCTGCTCACCGCGCTCACCCCGTACTGCGCGAAGGTCGGCCGCCGCCTCGGCGGCTGGGCGGCGGCGCCGCTGCTCGCGGCGGTGGCCGTGGTCGACCTGCTCCGGTACGGGCCCTGGGCCGGGTCGGTGCCGGGCTGGCTGGGGCTGGTCAACCTGCTGCCGGGCTGGCTGTTCGGCTACCAGCTAGGGGTCTCCTGGGCCCAGGGGCGGATCGGCAAGGCCGGGGCGCGAGCCCTGCTGCTGGGCGGCGGCGCGCTGTTCGCCACCTTGCTGCTGGCCTTCCACTACCCGGCCAGCATGGTCGGGGTGCCCGGCGTCGAGCGCACCAACTCGCACCCGCCGTCCCTCCTGGTGCTGGCGCTGGCCGCCACCCAGTGCGGCGCCGCGATCCTGCTCCGCGAGCGGCTCGGCCGCGCGCTGCGCCGCCCGCTGCTCTGGCTGCCGGTGGTGCTGGTCAACCTCTCGGCGATGACGATCTTCTGCTGGCACCAGACCGCGATGTTCACGGTGGGCACCCTGGGCTCCCGCCTCGGCGCCGTCCCCGGCCTGACCACCGCCCCCGACTCGCTCGGCTGGCTGCTCGCCCGGCTCGCCTGGCTGCCGGTCTTCGCCCTGCTGCTGGCCGCGATCGGCCACTACGCCCGCCGCTTCGACGGCCCCTGGCCGAGCCGCACCTGGAAGGCCGTGGCCGGCACCGGCGCCGCCCTGTTCACCGCGTACGCCCTCGGCATGGTCTGA
- a CDS encoding MmcQ/YjbR family DNA-binding protein, translating to MVTFDQFLALGLALPQAAERLTWETRVTLRVGEKMFALGTPGEGSVAVKATHEDQAELLAAAPEVYSVAPYVGRHGWVQVQLAKVAEEELGDLLAEAWRSIAPKKLVREYDEALGTSGRA from the coding sequence ATGGTGACGTTCGATCAGTTCCTGGCGCTGGGCCTCGCGCTGCCGCAAGCGGCCGAGCGGCTCACCTGGGAGACGCGGGTCACGCTGCGGGTGGGTGAGAAGATGTTCGCGCTCGGCACCCCCGGCGAGGGCTCCGTGGCGGTCAAGGCCACCCACGAGGACCAGGCCGAACTCCTCGCCGCCGCCCCCGAGGTCTACTCCGTGGCGCCGTACGTCGGGCGGCACGGCTGGGTGCAGGTGCAGCTGGCCAAGGTGGCCGAGGAGGAGCTGGGCGACCTGCTCGCCGAAGCCTGGCGCAGCATCGCGCCGAAGAAGCTGGTGCGGGAGTACGACGAGGCACTTGGCACGTCCGGGCGAGCCTGA